One window from the genome of Zerene cesonia ecotype Mississippi chromosome 1, Zerene_cesonia_1.1, whole genome shotgun sequence encodes:
- the LOC119840766 gene encoding uncharacterized protein LOC119840766: MRWGSVACTLLLAIIAIVSGINTTHDEFSLAVTACVAGDGKDAAPALAELAALTLRRAGIKAHAVPPPITCISPSRADSYSCRKSVLAELGQARLHVAMLSVPAASVPEAWLLRGTGFDDLGDVTPPTRRVCVASPPARSLLDLADSNVAQKYHISPNEIAVVLGSQTLDNTSSKYKSIEPLTILEPQWCNGNTTCATLFTSDDGEAKLLHSVVKNNNLRASVVPLGINLHRITPIFGNRSLICDWTEHFKAPYLQLGPPPCGGIDPDWCSFESRRLVKWINTTALARSPAALRIMTRFRINLFELQELAEKKRQIGTEAAALDFLTAHPTRGNSRQLRVVVFLPVATIREVYDSSALAAAAALADRDLEDIFPGIAFFKVQTYDDRCNAAEAYKYLIDALGTGEYDTLTAAVGPACGAPFADVVRQGPAHGLPALAYTAQSPPAPPAAPIALLAAGDARTPAEAISALMGSLGWRRVVSLSEASTHSALATASLGVDFVVHLELPDDRLENDPAIFAQWADRAARTNGRIIYICVEDARAVRRALCAGHKSGLTPRNGAVWILPSTLPPTWDIPTESDTCSAEEIAEMAMGHISVAPDWLMPWLEDEVSNKTVSEENEAWKSRWREACTWLKVDCKNPGPHAVLLYDTLRLWASTLKQLIADTPTALNDLHEPNLIRTLLANATASEYVGLTGKFEWTKLGGDNGAVYARTSPLIIYQWDGHQRRKIARWSNNKLEFESSLKWYTADGHVPDDGHETCALQSLADAFRIECRTASILLASSLLAFTVTLLTALVIYCKRRAEKKYRAKLEALTLRRLTVGKTVGLDPWEIPRERVVINRKLGMGAFGTVYGGHALLAEDRGWTAVAVKTLKAGASNEEKVDFLSEAEAMKRFDHKNVVRLLAVITKTEPVCTVMEFMLYGDLKNYLLARRHLANADSSDDPEEQVSARRLTGMALDVARALSYLAQMRYVHRDVAARNCLVSARRVVKLADFGMTRLVFENDYYRFSRKGMLPVRWMAPESLAFGIFLPASDVWSFGVLLYEIVTFGSLPYQGLSNSEVLAKVKAGQTIALPAGLKPQLEGLIKSCWQAEYKARPTASEVAAFIADTPRLLTPCLDVPLDALTLDADSWRLPKEIADARWVSWAAPASATTDTTYLSTDGPRENDRFLP; this comes from the exons ATGAG GTGGGGAAGTGTGGCGTGCACTTTGCTGCTCGCCATTATAGCGATTGTTTCAG GTATAAATACTACACACGATGAGTTCTCGCTAGCAGTGACAGCATGTGTTGCTGGCGACGGGAAAGATGCCGCACCGGCCTTAGCCGAGCTTGCCGCATTGACATTACGAAGAGCCGGCATCAAAGCCCACGCAGTTCCTCCCCCTATTACGTGCATATCACCATCCCGAGCTGACTCATATTCTTGCCGCAAATCTGTCCTTGCAGAATTAGGACAAGCTAGACTTCACGTAGCTATGCTATCAGTGCCAGCAGCTAGTGTCCCAGAAGCATGGTTGCTACGTGGTACGGGTTTCGATGATTTGGGTGATGTTACGCCACCTACACGAAGAGTGTGTGTCGCATCACCACCAGCACGATCTCTTTTAGATTTAGCGGATAGTAATGTAGCGCAGAAATATCATATATCACCAAATGAAATAGCCGTGGTGCTAGGATCTCAAACTCTAGATAATACGTCTTCGAAGTA TAAATCCATTGAACCCTTGACAATATTGGAACCACAATGGTGTAATGGAAATACCACCTGTGCAACATTATTCACTAGTGACGACGGAGAGGCGAAACTCTTACATTcagttgttaaaaataataatctccGAGCATCAGTTGTTCCACTAGGAATTAATTTACACCGAATTACACCAATTTTCGGAAACAGGTCCCTGATTTGCGACTGGACTGAGCATTTCAAAGCACCATACCTTCAACTTGGACCGCCGCCATGTGGTGGTATTGATCCAGATTGGTGCTCTTTCGAAAGTCGACGTTTGGTTAAATGGATTAACACAACGGCTTTAGCAAGATCCCCAGCTGCGTTACGAATTATGACTCGGTTCCGGATAAATCTTTTTGAATTGCAAGAACTGGCGGagaaaaaaagacaaattgGAACGGAAGCAGCCGCGCTAGACTTTTTGACAGCCCATCCTACTCGAGGGAATTCTCGTCAACTACGAGTCGTGGTATTCTTACCAGTTGCAACCATACGTGAAGTGTATGACTCCTCAGCACTGGCTGCCGCTGCAGCATTAGCTGATAGAGACCTAGAAGATATATTTCCTGGAAtagcattttttaaa GTTCAAACATACGACGACCGTTGCAACGCAGCGGAAGcgtataaatacttaatagaTGCATTAGGAACTGGGGAGTATGATACTCTGACCGCGGCTGTGGGTCCAGCTTGCGGGGCGCCCTTTGCCGATGTGGTTAGACAGGGCCCAGCACACGGTCTCCCTGCGCTAGCATACACAGCACAGTCACCTCCAGCTCCTCCAGCGGCTCCAATAGCTTTATTAGCTGCCGGAGATGCTAGAACTCCAGCTGAAGCTATTTCTGCTTTGATGGGGTCTTTGGGCTGGAGACGTGTCGTCTCATTGAGTGAGGCGTCGACCCATTCAGCTCTTGCCACGGCCAGTCTGGGTGTAGACTTCGTAGTCCATTTGGAACTGCCGGATGATCGTTTGGAAAATGATCCGGCTATTTTTGCACAG TGGGCAGATCGAGCCGCACGTACAAACGGAAGAATAATCTACATCTGCGTAGAAGACGCGAGGGCAGTACGTCGAGCTCTATGCGCCGGCCACAAATCCGGTCTAACCCCCAGGAATGGAGCTGTCTGGATCCTCCCCTCCACACTTCCCCCCACTTGGGACATACCTACGGAATCCGATACGTGTTCCGCGGAGGAAATCGCAGAAATGGCCATGGGACATATTTCCGTGGCTCCTGATTGGTTGATGCCGTGGTTGGAAGAT gAGGTCTCAAACAAAACTGTATCAGAGGAAAATGAAGCTTGGAAATCGCGGTGGCGTGAAGCTTGTACATGGCTTAAAGTGGATTGCAAGAATCCTGGACCACATGCAGTATTATTGTATGATACGTTACGGCTATGGGCTAGTACACTGAAACAACTAATCGCTGATACACCCACTGCGCTGAATGATCTACATGAACCAAATCTTATTAG AACGTTATTGGCAAATGCAACAGCATCAGAGTATGTTGGACTAACTGGCAAATTTGAATGGACTAAACTCGGAGGTGACAACGGCGCAGTATACGCCCGAACCTCACCTCTTATCATTTACCAATGGGATGGTCACCAACGGCGGAAAATCGCCCGCTGGTCAAACAACAAACTCGAATTCGAAAGTTCTTTGAAATGGTACACCGCAGATGGTCACGTCCCAGATGATGGCCATGAAACATGTGCCCTGCAATCATTAGCTGATGCATTCCGGATAGAATGCCGCACTGCGTCCATTCTCCTTGCATCATCATTGTTAGCATTTACAGTGACTCTACTAACAGCTCtggtaatatattgtaaacgtCGCGCTGAGAAAAAGTATCGCGCGAAATTAGAAGCTTTGACGTTACGAAGACTAACAGTCGGGAAAACAGTAGGTTTGGATCCGTGGGAGATCCCCCGAGAGCGAGTAGTTATCAATCGAAAGCTAGGTATGGGGGCATTTGGAACAGTTTATGGTGGTCACGCGTTATTAGCTGAAGATCGAGGTTGGACGGCCGTGGCAGTGAAAACTCTCAAAGCCGGTGCTAGTAATGAAGAAAAGGTTGACTTTCTGTCTGAGGCAGAAGCTATGAAACGCTTCGATCACAAGAACGTTGTACGTCTACTGGCTGTCATAACGAAGACCGAACCTGTTTGTACAGTAATGGAATTCATGTTATATGGAGATCTGAAGAATTACCTTCTAGCTAGACGGCATTTAGCCAACGCCGATAGCAGTGACGATCCAGAAGAACAGGTGTCAGCTAGACGCTTAACTGGGATGGCTTTGGACGTGGCTAGAGCACTGTCCTATCTTGCTCAAATGAGATACGTGCATAGAGACGTAGCAGCTAGGAATTGTCTAGTGAGTGCAAGACGGGTTGTGAAATTGGCAGATTTCGGAATGACAAGACTTGTTTTTGAGaatgattattatagatttagcAGGAAAGGAATGTTACCAGTTAGATGGATGGCACCAGAAAGTCTGGCATTCGGGATATTCTTACCAGCTTCAGATGTGTGGTCATTTGGGGTATTGTTGTATGAAATAGTCACGTTTGGGTCGCTGCCATATCAAGGACTGAGTAACAGTGAAGTATTGGCGAAAGTGAAAGCGGGACAGACTATCGCTTTGCCGGCGGGATTGAAACCACAGTT aGAGGGGCTCATAAAATCCTGCTGGCAGGCGGAATACAAAGCCCGTCCCACCGCGTCAGAAGTTGCCGCATTCATAGCGGACACCCCACGACTGCTGACACCCTGCCTCGATGTTCCGCTGGACGCACTCACCCTTGATGCTGACTCTTGGCGGCTACCGAAAGAGATTGCTGAT GCTCGGTGGGTGTCCTGGGC